A region from the Flavobacterium enshiense genome encodes:
- a CDS encoding TonB-dependent receptor, whose product MKKIYLVVMFLITTITFAQDVKFEGVIKDTTGVALEMANIMAVNQATKAMDGYSITNEKGRFQISLHPNAVYDIKVSYVGFQPYETTIKTGTENIVRNIVLKEGTMLNEIEIVKEMPVSISGDTIIYNSDSFRNGTERKLEDVLKKLPGVEVNKDGEIQVEGKKVQKIMVEGKDFFDGDTKIATKNIPADALDKIQVLRNYNEVSNLKGLENNEENVAINIKLKEGKKNFWFGDMTAGIGVGHDEDRHIVNPKLFYYNPEYSVNVIGNFNNIGELPLTMQDYFKFTGGFKNMMRRGGTSFNVASNDLGIMTLRNNQAKEIDTKFGAANFSYNPSKAWTISGFGILMGSKTDLLTNVKSTRIDERPNSTGGTDQSTTVNDETSATKQDSNLGFFKLSSSYVPSDKVHFDYDALVKGSKQDENTSLISNSVTTLNGVSVPQYNDVYSKKKQNPFSFNQNLNYYYTLDDKNVFAFEMQHLYQDEDPFYNANLAFLPFVNIPDQPILLPGYDADQSRNDINQNRFVKTNKVDAKFDYYYMVTPKSNINFTFGNTYSYQNFNSHIFQILDNGSQNDLNDPTNNNDVNYAFNDVFAALHYKFMTGKFTFNPGFSVHNYQTNDEQLGTSNKNSFNRFLPDFYALWQLKKSETLTYNYSMTNNFTDINKLAEGYVFSNYNSLFGGNRMLENSLSQVHSLRYFKYNMFNFENIFANLTYTKQVDAIKSKVLFVGINQISSSVNMNSNFADETISGSGTYGRSFLRYYKASFGASLNWSKFNNIRVFADADANPDNNPSEVQTTESYTQNYNLKFSTNFKKIPNVQLAYNYTVNDFSSDTFYVDSPSVTLEYYFLDAFSFTSDYSFYHNRNKSETSDTEYDFLSAALMYQKKDSKWEWKLSGTNLLDTKSINDSSFNQLGGTSSFSSYAVQSRYLILSLKYAL is encoded by the coding sequence ATGAAGAAAATATATCTTGTTGTTATGTTCTTAATAACAACAATCACTTTCGCGCAGGATGTGAAATTTGAAGGCGTGATCAAAGATACGACTGGAGTAGCTTTGGAAATGGCCAATATTATGGCTGTGAATCAGGCAACAAAGGCTATGGATGGCTATTCCATCACCAATGAAAAAGGACGTTTTCAGATTTCATTGCATCCTAATGCTGTCTATGACATAAAAGTAAGTTATGTAGGGTTTCAGCCTTATGAAACCACTATAAAAACCGGAACTGAAAACATCGTTAGAAACATCGTTCTGAAGGAAGGAACGATGCTTAACGAAATAGAAATCGTAAAGGAAATGCCTGTTTCCATCAGTGGGGATACCATTATTTACAATTCGGATTCCTTCAGAAATGGTACCGAACGAAAACTGGAAGATGTACTGAAAAAGCTACCTGGAGTTGAGGTGAACAAAGACGGTGAGATTCAGGTGGAAGGCAAAAAGGTTCAGAAAATTATGGTAGAAGGCAAGGATTTCTTTGATGGAGATACCAAAATCGCTACTAAAAATATCCCTGCCGATGCTTTAGATAAAATTCAGGTACTCAGAAATTATAACGAAGTGAGCAATCTGAAAGGCCTTGAAAACAACGAGGAAAATGTAGCAATTAATATCAAGTTGAAGGAAGGAAAAAAGAACTTCTGGTTTGGTGACATGACAGCCGGTATTGGCGTCGGGCATGATGAAGACCGGCATATTGTCAATCCAAAGCTGTTTTACTACAATCCGGAATACAGTGTGAACGTCATCGGGAATTTCAACAACATCGGTGAATTACCACTCACAATGCAGGATTATTTCAAGTTTACGGGTGGATTCAAAAACATGATGCGGAGAGGCGGAACCAGTTTTAACGTGGCTTCCAACGATTTGGGGATAATGACCCTGCGTAACAATCAGGCAAAGGAAATCGATACGAAATTCGGAGCAGCCAATTTCAGTTATAATCCGTCAAAAGCATGGACCATAAGCGGTTTCGGAATTTTAATGGGAAGTAAAACCGATTTGCTGACCAATGTAAAATCGACACGTATTGACGAAAGACCAAATTCAACAGGGGGAACCGATCAGTCAACAACGGTTAATGACGAAACATCGGCTACGAAACAAGACAGTAATTTAGGCTTTTTTAAATTGAGTTCAAGTTATGTGCCGTCAGATAAAGTGCATTTCGACTATGATGCTTTGGTTAAAGGTTCTAAGCAGGATGAAAACACGTCATTGATATCTAATTCCGTGACGACTCTTAACGGGGTTTCAGTACCGCAGTACAATGATGTTTACTCGAAAAAGAAACAAAATCCGTTTTCTTTCAATCAGAACCTGAATTACTATTATACGCTGGATGATAAGAATGTTTTTGCTTTTGAAATGCAGCATTTATATCAGGATGAGGATCCTTTTTATAATGCAAATTTAGCCTTCTTGCCATTTGTGAACATACCTGATCAGCCAATCTTACTGCCGGGATATGATGCTGATCAGAGCCGAAATGATATCAACCAAAATCGTTTTGTAAAAACCAATAAGGTAGATGCTAAATTTGACTATTATTACATGGTAACGCCAAAGAGTAATATCAATTTTACTTTCGGGAATACCTACTCGTATCAGAACTTTAATTCCCATATTTTCCAGATTTTAGACAATGGTTCGCAGAACGATCTGAATGATCCGACAAATAACAATGATGTGAATTATGCCTTTAATGATGTTTTTGCAGCATTGCATTATAAATTCATGACCGGAAAATTCACGTTCAATCCCGGTTTCAGCGTACACAATTATCAGACTAATGATGAGCAGCTGGGCACATCAAACAAAAATTCGTTCAATAGGTTCCTGCCTGATTTCTACGCGCTTTGGCAACTGAAAAAATCAGAAACACTAACATATAACTATTCCATGACCAATAATTTTACCGATATCAATAAATTGGCGGAGGGATATGTGTTTTCTAATTACAACAGTTTGTTTGGAGGAAACCGAATGCTTGAGAATTCATTGTCTCAGGTGCATTCCCTGCGTTATTTTAAATATAATATGTTCAATTTTGAGAATATTTTTGCTAATCTTACTTATACCAAGCAGGTCGATGCGATAAAAAGCAAAGTGTTGTTTGTGGGGATTAATCAGATTTCGTCTTCGGTTAATATGAATTCGAATTTTGCGGACGAGACTATTTCGGGGAGTGGTACTTACGGGCGCTCTTTCCTTCGCTATTACAAGGCTTCTTTCGGTGCCAGTCTGAACTGGAGTAAGTTTAATAACATCCGCGTTTTTGCAGACGCAGATGCCAATCCGGACAACAATCCAAGCGAGGTGCAGACTACCGAATCCTATACGCAAAATTATAACCTGAAATTCTCAACCAATTTCAAAAAGATTCCGAATGTGCAGTTGGCTTATAATTATACCGTTAATGATTTTTCAAGTGATACGTTCTATGTTGACAGTCCGTCGGTAACGTTGGAATATTATTTCCTTGATGCGTTTTCGTTTACGTCGGACTATTCATTCTATCATAATCGTAATAAATCGGAAACGTCAGATACTGAATACGATTTTCTTTCTGCTGCGTTGATGTATCAAAAGAAAGACAGTAAATGGGAATGGAAATTATCAGGAACCAATTTATTAGATACAAAATCGATTAACGATAGTAGTTTTAATCAGTTAGGAGGAACGAGTAGTTTTTCGAGTTATGCGGTTCAGTCACGCTATTTAATTCTGAGTCTTAAATATGCATTGTAA
- the metK gene encoding methionine adenosyltransferase encodes MAYLFTSESVSEGHPDKVADQISDALIDNFLAFDADSKVACETLVTTGQVILAGEVKSKTYLDVQQIARDVIRKIGYTKSEYMFEANSCGVLSAIHEQSQDINQGVDRASKEEQGAGDQGMMFGYATNETSDYMPLALDLSHKLLQELAALRRENSAITYLRPDAKSQVTLEYDNNNKPVRIDAIVISTQHDDFDAEAEMLAKIKKDIIEILIPRIIAKYPQYAHLFNDKIQYHINPTGKFVIGGPHGDTGLTGRKIIVDTYGGKGAHGGGAFSGKDPSKVDRSAAYATRHIAKNLVAAGIADEILVQVSYAIGVAKPMGIYINTYGTSKVSLTDGEIAKKVEAIFDMRPYFIEQRLKLRNPIYSETAAYGHMGRKPETVTKTFKSPGGEEKTVTVELFTWEKLDYVDQVKAAFGL; translated from the coding sequence ATGGCTTATTTATTTACGTCAGAATCAGTGAGTGAAGGACATCCGGACAAAGTTGCGGACCAGATTTCAGATGCATTAATCGATAATTTTTTGGCCTTTGACGCCGATTCTAAAGTAGCTTGCGAAACTTTAGTTACTACAGGACAGGTTATTCTTGCAGGAGAAGTAAAATCCAAAACTTATTTGGATGTTCAGCAAATTGCGCGTGATGTAATCCGTAAAATCGGATATACAAAAAGCGAATACATGTTTGAAGCAAACTCATGTGGTGTTCTATCTGCCATTCATGAACAATCTCAGGATATCAATCAGGGAGTTGACCGTGCCAGCAAAGAAGAGCAAGGTGCCGGTGACCAGGGAATGATGTTTGGTTATGCAACTAATGAAACGTCTGATTACATGCCATTGGCTTTGGATTTATCACATAAGTTATTACAGGAGCTTGCTGCCTTAAGAAGAGAAAATTCCGCAATCACTTATTTACGTCCTGATGCAAAATCTCAGGTAACATTAGAATACGACAACAACAACAAACCGGTTCGTATTGATGCTATCGTAATCTCGACTCAACACGACGATTTCGATGCAGAAGCAGAAATGTTGGCTAAAATCAAGAAAGATATTATCGAAATTTTGATTCCGAGAATCATTGCGAAATATCCTCAATATGCACATTTATTCAACGATAAAATTCAGTACCACATTAACCCTACCGGAAAATTCGTTATTGGCGGACCTCACGGAGATACAGGATTAACTGGAAGAAAAATTATCGTGGATACTTATGGCGGAAAAGGTGCTCACGGTGGTGGTGCTTTCTCAGGAAAAGACCCTTCTAAAGTAGACCGTTCTGCAGCTTATGCTACGCGCCACATCGCTAAAAACCTGGTAGCGGCAGGAATCGCTGACGAGATTTTAGTTCAGGTTTCTTATGCTATCGGTGTAGCAAAACCAATGGGAATCTACATCAACACTTACGGAACTTCTAAAGTAAGTTTAACTGATGGGGAAATCGCTAAAAAAGTAGAAGCTATTTTCGATATGCGTCCTTACTTCATCGAACAGCGTTTGAAATTGAGAAACCCGATTTACAGTGAAACGGCTGCTTACGGACACATGGGACGTAAACCAGAAACCGTTACCAAAACTTTCAAATCACCAGGCGGAGAAGAGAAAACAGTAACCGTAGAATTATTTACTTGGGAAAAACTGGATTATGTTGACCAGGTAAAAGCGGCTTTCGGATTATAA
- a CDS encoding GLPGLI family protein, translated as MKKLSLTLIAIFCASLASFAQEFQGMAVYESKTSTAEFKARMDGNKDVTPEMRKMMEERMKKMFEKTFILNFDKTSSIYKEEEKLEAPGQNGGRMRMMSSMMGGGGTYYKNVKEKTYTVDKEFMGKEFLIVDSLPKLKWKMTGETKKIGEYNCFKATAIKPVDASDFRNARLKKEGEAKKEGEAKKGEEGKKEEASKERRGGFMMSEFDMPKEIEITAWYAPEIPINQGPEGYWGLPGLILEVNDGKTVIMCSKLVMNTKDKVEIKAPKNGKVVKQKEFDEIVTKKMEEMREQWQSQGGNRGGVRMVH; from the coding sequence ATGAAAAAACTTTCGTTGACATTAATTGCAATATTTTGTGCTTCACTTGCCTCATTTGCACAGGAATTCCAGGGTATGGCCGTGTATGAATCCAAAACGAGTACTGCCGAATTTAAAGCCCGAATGGACGGAAACAAAGATGTTACTCCGGAAATGAGAAAAATGATGGAAGAGCGAATGAAGAAAATGTTCGAAAAAACATTCATTCTCAACTTTGACAAAACCAGTTCGATTTATAAAGAAGAAGAAAAATTAGAGGCTCCGGGTCAAAATGGGGGACGAATGAGAATGATGAGTTCCATGATGGGCGGCGGCGGAACGTACTATAAAAACGTAAAGGAGAAAACCTATACCGTTGATAAGGAATTTATGGGGAAAGAATTTTTGATCGTTGATTCCTTGCCTAAACTGAAATGGAAAATGACTGGCGAAACCAAAAAAATTGGCGAGTATAACTGCTTTAAAGCTACGGCTATAAAACCGGTAGACGCATCTGATTTCAGAAATGCACGCCTTAAAAAAGAGGGAGAAGCCAAGAAAGAAGGTGAGGCTAAAAAAGGAGAGGAAGGTAAGAAAGAAGAGGCTTCTAAAGAAAGAAGAGGCGGTTTTATGATGTCTGAATTTGATATGCCGAAAGAAATCGAGATTACGGCGTGGTACGCTCCTGAAATCCCAATCAATCAGGGGCCTGAAGGTTACTGGGGATTGCCAGGGCTTATTCTTGAAGTAAACGATGGAAAAACCGTAATCATGTGTTCAAAACTGGTGATGAATACGAAAGATAAGGTTGAGATCAAAGCACCTAAAAACGGAAAGGTTGTCAAACAAAAAGAATTCGACGAAATCGTAACCAAGAAAATGGAAGAAATGCGCGAGCAATGGCAGTCGCAAGGCGGAAACAGAGGAGGAGTCAGAATGGTACACTAA